Proteins found in one Bremerella volcania genomic segment:
- a CDS encoding efflux RND transporter permease subunit gives MLARFFIDRPIFAWVISIIIVLAGTICVWILPIAQYPEIAPPTVSVTCQYPGASADVVAETVAAPIEQQVVGVEDALYMSSQSASDGSYTLTVTFALGTDLDMAQVLVQNRVAQATPLLPDVVKATGVTTKKKSPNILLAVNLFSEDDPETGQPLLDNLYLSNYATIQIRDQLASLEGVGDVGILGQQDYSMRVWLNPNALASRSMSAGEVVASLKEQNVQVAAGQIGQPPVPPGQEMQLTMTTLGRLKTPEQFEDIVVKTGSDGQITRIRDIGSVELGAKNLNTICRFDQKPSAGIGIFQLPGSNALDVGDRVKRKMEELKEKFPPGLKYEIGYDTTPFIKQSVEEVFKTLRDAIILVAIVVLFFLQDWKAVMLPLIDVGVSLIGTFAIMAMMGFTLNNLTLFGLVLAIGIVVDDAIVVLENIERWIGMGYKVRDATIHAMEEITGPIVAITLVLSSVFFPSAFLGGVTGQFFRQFALTIAAAMLISAMNAMTMTPARATSIFRDPKPGEDHTQHREALPWWGITALGGVLLVWLGSTFLGGSGEHGEEGLPLWMQAALFVPGAVIGYLLSHTVNRALAAVFGVFNTIFDWVTNFYGRGIASLLRISAVAVIVYVGLIGLTGYGFNAVPAGFIPTQDQGYLVFDVQLPDSASRERTDKVMTEVEKIAMETPGIAHVVDVSGQSFVQNAVSSNLGGGFFSLAPFSERTGKETTSEYIAMELRKKFSKIQEARVSVFEAPPINGLGNAGGFKLMVEDRGDNGYAVLQAQADRLANLALEQPGIVVAFSTFRANTPQLFVDIDREKCKSMGVELDAVFEALQVYMGGYYVNDFNRFGRTWQVNVQADSKFRVNAETVRQFKVKSVTGEMVPLGTLCTIEDSTGPMFINRYNNFPAAAINGVNVPIVSTGEVLTMMNDLAAQELPASMEAEWTEISFLQEQASQFQSFKDVLQNPISALIGAVILVYLILAALYESWELPVTIILVVPMCVLAALTGVIIAHMALNIFVQIGFVVLVGLACKNAILVVEFAKDLMEKENKPLLEATVQACIVRLRPIVMTSFAFILGVAPLLWGHGAGAEMRFSLGVAVFSGMLGVTGFGLIFTPVFFYVVMKFLQKEGLSPIHSQEPEPEPPMEP, from the coding sequence GTGCTGGCTCGCTTCTTTATCGATCGCCCCATCTTTGCCTGGGTTATCTCCATTATCATCGTCTTGGCGGGCACGATCTGCGTGTGGATATTGCCTATTGCCCAGTATCCCGAAATCGCCCCGCCGACGGTTTCGGTAACATGCCAATACCCTGGTGCAAGTGCGGATGTCGTCGCTGAAACGGTGGCGGCCCCGATCGAACAACAGGTCGTTGGCGTCGAAGATGCACTTTACATGTCGTCGCAGTCGGCGAGTGACGGAAGTTACACATTAACGGTCACCTTCGCATTGGGAACCGACCTGGACATGGCCCAGGTTCTGGTTCAAAACCGCGTTGCTCAAGCCACTCCGCTGCTGCCGGACGTGGTGAAAGCCACTGGGGTGACGACCAAAAAGAAGTCCCCTAATATTTTGCTCGCGGTGAATCTCTTCTCCGAAGATGACCCCGAGACCGGCCAACCTCTGCTCGACAACCTTTACCTAAGCAACTACGCCACCATTCAAATCCGTGACCAATTGGCCAGCCTTGAGGGGGTCGGTGACGTGGGCATCCTGGGGCAGCAAGATTACAGCATGCGTGTCTGGCTAAACCCGAATGCCCTCGCATCGCGTAGCATGTCCGCAGGCGAAGTGGTCGCTTCCCTAAAGGAGCAGAACGTTCAGGTTGCCGCCGGGCAGATCGGTCAACCGCCGGTTCCTCCGGGGCAGGAAATGCAGCTCACGATGACGACCCTGGGACGATTGAAAACGCCTGAGCAATTTGAAGATATCGTCGTGAAAACGGGAAGTGACGGCCAAATCACACGCATCCGTGATATCGGCAGCGTCGAACTCGGTGCCAAGAACTTGAACACGATCTGCCGGTTCGACCAGAAGCCTTCGGCAGGGATTGGCATCTTCCAATTACCTGGCTCCAATGCGCTTGATGTGGGGGATCGCGTCAAACGCAAGATGGAAGAGTTAAAGGAGAAGTTCCCACCAGGCCTTAAGTACGAGATTGGCTACGATACGACTCCCTTCATTAAACAGTCGGTGGAAGAAGTCTTCAAAACGCTTCGCGACGCGATCATCCTGGTTGCCATCGTCGTCCTCTTCTTTCTCCAGGACTGGAAAGCGGTAATGCTACCGCTGATCGACGTGGGCGTATCGCTCATCGGGACCTTCGCGATCATGGCGATGATGGGCTTCACGCTCAATAACTTAACGCTGTTTGGCCTGGTGCTTGCCATTGGCATAGTCGTGGACGATGCAATTGTCGTGCTCGAGAATATCGAGCGTTGGATTGGCATGGGCTACAAGGTCCGCGACGCCACGATTCATGCGATGGAAGAAATCACCGGTCCCATTGTGGCAATCACGCTCGTGTTGAGCAGCGTATTTTTCCCCAGCGCCTTCCTGGGAGGCGTCACGGGGCAGTTCTTCCGGCAGTTTGCACTGACGATCGCGGCAGCCATGCTGATTTCAGCCATGAACGCCATGACGATGACCCCGGCCAGAGCGACCTCGATTTTCCGCGACCCGAAGCCAGGCGAAGACCATACGCAACATCGCGAAGCGTTGCCATGGTGGGGAATTACCGCGCTGGGTGGAGTTCTGCTGGTATGGCTGGGAAGTACTTTCCTGGGTGGTTCCGGCGAGCATGGCGAAGAGGGATTGCCCTTGTGGATGCAAGCCGCGCTCTTCGTTCCAGGTGCCGTCATCGGTTATCTACTATCCCACACGGTGAACCGTGCCTTAGCGGCCGTATTCGGTGTCTTCAACACCATCTTCGATTGGGTGACCAACTTCTACGGCCGGGGCATCGCATCGCTGCTTCGCATCAGTGCCGTGGCGGTGATCGTGTACGTCGGGCTGATCGGATTGACCGGTTACGGTTTCAATGCAGTGCCGGCCGGCTTCATTCCCACCCAGGATCAAGGGTACCTGGTTTTCGATGTACAACTTCCCGACTCAGCCTCGCGGGAACGTACCGACAAGGTCATGACCGAGGTAGAAAAGATTGCGATGGAGACGCCTGGCATCGCCCATGTCGTCGACGTATCGGGCCAATCTTTTGTGCAAAACGCGGTCAGTTCCAATCTTGGCGGCGGCTTCTTTTCACTGGCCCCCTTCTCGGAGAGAACGGGAAAAGAAACCACGTCCGAATACATCGCGATGGAACTGCGTAAGAAGTTCAGCAAGATCCAAGAGGCCCGCGTTTCCGTATTCGAGGCTCCCCCAATCAACGGTCTGGGAAATGCTGGCGGCTTCAAGCTGATGGTCGAAGACCGTGGCGACAACGGTTATGCCGTCCTACAGGCCCAAGCCGATCGACTGGCCAATCTGGCTTTAGAGCAGCCCGGCATCGTGGTCGCTTTCAGTACTTTCCGTGCCAATACGCCGCAGTTGTTTGTCGACATTGATCGCGAAAAGTGCAAAAGCATGGGAGTCGAGCTAGACGCCGTCTTCGAAGCACTCCAAGTCTATATGGGTGGCTACTATGTGAATGACTTCAATCGTTTCGGCCGGACCTGGCAGGTCAACGTCCAGGCCGATTCCAAGTTTCGCGTGAATGCCGAAACGGTCCGCCAGTTCAAAGTCAAAAGCGTCACTGGTGAAATGGTTCCTCTGGGAACGCTTTGTACCATTGAAGACAGTACCGGGCCGATGTTCATCAATCGTTACAACAACTTCCCCGCAGCGGCCATCAATGGGGTGAATGTACCGATCGTCAGCACCGGCGAAGTGCTCACGATGATGAACGATCTGGCCGCCCAAGAGCTGCCTGCCTCGATGGAAGCGGAATGGACCGAGATTTCGTTCCTGCAGGAACAGGCCAGCCAGTTTCAATCGTTTAAGGATGTACTGCAGAATCCGATCTCAGCACTGATTGGCGCGGTGATTCTGGTCTATTTGATCCTGGCGGCACTTTACGAAAGCTGGGAGCTGCCGGTCACGATTATTCTGGTGGTCCCCATGTGCGTTCTGGCCGCGCTTACCGGTGTCATCATCGCGCACATGGCGCTCAACATCTTCGTCCAGATCGGCTTTGTGGTGTTAGTGGGGTTGGCATGCAAGAACGCGATTCTTGTGGTCGAGTTCGCCAAGGATCTGATGGAGAAGGAAAACAAGCCACTTCTGGAAGCCACGGTTCAAGCATGCATTGTTCGTTTGCGGCCGATCGTCATGACCAGCTTTGCGTTTATCCTGGGCGTAGCGCCTTTGCTTTGGGGACACGGCGCCGGGGCGGAAATGCGTTTCTCGCTTGGTGTCGCCGTGTTCAGCGGCATGCTGGGTGTGACCGGTTTCGGCCTGATCTTTACGCCGGTCTTCTTCTATGTCGTGATGAAGTTCTTGCAAAAAGAAGGTCTCTCCCCAATCCACAGCCAAGAGCCGGAACCTGAGCCACCCATGGAACCGTAA
- a CDS encoding efflux RND transporter periplasmic adaptor subunit: protein MQLNVLRLTITLTLALLITIGCGPRRQMPKAEPPNVTVAPAIKRQVVDFSEYTGHIEAVSSVDVYAKVSGYLQRVAFEDGAMVKKGDLLFEIDKRTYQAEYDQAVSQKELYVAKNELAQATLARNKKLVGSGAVSQELFDESVAAANEAVAQVNAADSEIAARKVDLDYCTINAAISGRIDRTYVTDGNLVQSGVGEPTLLTTIVSVDPIYAYFDVDELALLSYIQRHSSETNPQEEGSLRELKIPVQIYLADGSEYPHLGTIDFGSNQVNAGSGTLTVRAVIPNPKGALRPGLFVRVKVATKAPYDAVLVPEGAIGADQSDRYVYVLDKDGNAERRSVQLGTKQGSLRVVEEGLAEGEKVIVNGLLLVRPGKPVKPQDTTMPEPPPIDEKVLRSVKENEKPVSNSPPQQPANQTNQPSAPMPGGS from the coding sequence ATGCAGCTGAACGTGCTTCGCCTGACGATCACTCTGACACTTGCTCTACTTATCACCATCGGCTGTGGCCCGCGCCGGCAGATGCCCAAAGCCGAACCACCGAATGTGACCGTGGCCCCTGCCATCAAACGCCAGGTCGTCGACTTCAGCGAGTATACCGGCCACATCGAAGCGGTTTCTTCGGTCGATGTTTACGCCAAAGTATCTGGCTACCTGCAGAGGGTTGCTTTTGAAGATGGGGCGATGGTCAAGAAGGGGGATCTTCTGTTCGAGATCGATAAGCGGACCTACCAGGCCGAGTACGATCAAGCCGTTTCCCAAAAAGAACTTTACGTTGCCAAAAACGAGTTGGCCCAGGCAACCTTGGCCCGCAACAAAAAGCTGGTAGGCAGCGGAGCAGTCAGCCAGGAACTTTTCGATGAAAGTGTCGCGGCCGCCAATGAGGCAGTCGCTCAGGTCAATGCGGCCGATTCCGAAATTGCCGCCCGCAAAGTCGACCTTGATTATTGCACGATCAATGCAGCGATCAGCGGCCGCATAGATCGAACGTACGTTACCGATGGAAATCTTGTTCAAAGTGGAGTTGGTGAACCAACGCTTCTGACTACCATCGTATCGGTCGACCCCATCTACGCCTACTTCGACGTCGACGAACTCGCTTTGTTGAGCTATATCCAACGGCACAGCTCAGAAACCAATCCGCAAGAGGAAGGCTCACTACGAGAATTGAAGATCCCCGTCCAAATCTACCTCGCCGATGGCTCGGAATATCCCCACCTGGGAACAATTGACTTCGGCTCGAATCAAGTCAACGCAGGCTCTGGAACGCTGACCGTACGTGCCGTGATTCCAAATCCCAAAGGGGCCCTCCGCCCCGGGCTTTTCGTTCGAGTCAAGGTTGCCACGAAGGCCCCCTACGATGCCGTGTTAGTTCCCGAGGGCGCTATCGGTGCCGATCAGAGTGATCGGTATGTTTACGTACTCGATAAAGACGGCAACGCGGAGCGTCGCAGTGTTCAACTGGGAACCAAGCAAGGCTCACTACGAGTCGTTGAAGAAGGTCTTGCCGAGGGGGAAAAAGTCATTGTGAATGGTCTGCTATTGGTACGCCCCGGCAAACCGGTCAAGCCGCAGGACACGACCATGCCAGAACCTCCTCCGATTGATGAGAAGGTCCTTCGTTCCGTCAAAGAAAACGAGAAGCCCGTGTCGAATTCGCCTCCGCAGCAACCTGCCAATCAGACGAACCAGCCATCCGCGCCGATGCCGGGTGGTTCTTAA